One region of Canis aureus isolate CA01 chromosome 31, VMU_Caureus_v.1.0, whole genome shotgun sequence genomic DNA includes:
- the OSTN gene encoding osteocrin, with protein sequence MLDWRLANAHFILAMTLMLWSSGKVHSVDVATEAFDSGVIDVQSPPTVREEKSATNLAAKLLLLNELVSLENDVIETKKKRSFSGFGSPLDRLSAGSVDHKGKQRKVIDHPKRRFGVPVDRIGGNRLSNSRG encoded by the exons ATGCTGGACTGGAGATTGGCAAATGCACATTTTATTCTGGCCATGACGTTGATGCTGTGGAGTTCAGGAAAAGTACACTCAGTGGATGTAGCAACAGAG GCTTTTGATTCTGGAGTCATAGATGTGCAGTCACCACCCACAGTCAGGGAAGAGAAGTCAGCTACTAATCTGGCAGCAAAACTCTTGCTTCTTAATGAACTTGTGTCTCTGGAGAATGATGTGattgaaacaaagaagaaaaggagctTCTCTGGTTTTGGGTCTCCCCTGGACAGACTCTCAGCTGGCTCTGTTGATCATAAAGGTAAACAGAG GAAAGTAATAGATCATCCAAAAAGGCGATTTGGTGTTCCTGTGGATCGGATTGGTGGAAACCGCCTCTCAAATTCCAGGGGCTAA